The Endomicrobiales bacterium genome contains the following window.
TTAATACTTTCGTTATCGCCGCAGTCAATGTCGTTTTGCCGTGATCTACATGCCCTATCGTACCTATGTTTACATGCGGCTTCGTCCTGTCAAATTTAGCTTTTCCCATTTTTAGTTACCTCCAGATGATTTTTGATTTATTTTTTTGACTTTTAGTATAAGCCCGAAAGCGGGTTTGAACCGCTGACCTCTTCATTACCAATGAAGTGCTCTACCAACTGAGCTATCCGGGCAAATCTCTATTTTGCCGACTTTTTCGTAGACGATTGCCCTTATATTATTATACAAAACTTATATCGCATCCGCCTATGGCGAGACTTTGTATTTTATTTACAGTTTGCTTACATTAAGCGGGAGACGGGAATCGAACCCGCGTGGCCAGCTTGGAAGGCTGGAACACTACCATTGTGCTACTCCCGCAATGTCGCGTCTCGCCTTCGGCTCAAAAGAACTTTTGCAACTAATTTTATTATGTTAATAAATTTAATATGTGGTGGGGGCG
Protein-coding sequences here:
- a CDS encoding GTP-binding protein; this encodes MGKAKFDRTKPHVNIGTIGHVDHGKTTLTAAITKVL